Sequence from the Maribellus comscasis genome:
CGAAACAAAACAGATGGGACGCGATATGGCGTTTGAAACCACGATATCCCAAAATGCCAATTCATGTTTATACAACACCTCCCTGTTTTTTAACGAAACGGGAATTGTTCCGGTTTTACCTTGAGCAGAAACATTAAAATATAAATCAACGGCCGGTATAAAACTTAACGAATCGCCATTCCGGGTTTGAAGTTTTGTCCCCTCAGCATCGCTGGAAACAAACTTCAAAACCTCTAAAAAATCCACTTTTTTCTGAATTTTATGCTGAACTGAAACATAATCCAATTTTCCCTCGTCAATCTTTTTCTGGGGAAGATTCATTTTCAAACCGTCACTTCTGTTTTTTTGCATTTTCAACTGATTGATAAACCAGTTAGCACTTACAAAAGGCATAACAACAATCCGAACATCGGGTCTGATTTCTTCAACTTCCTGACAATACAAAAGCGGATACGTATCGTTGTCTCCACTCGTGAACAAAATTGCATTCCCGGGACAGGAGTTTAATATATTGGCTGCAAAATCACGTGCAGCATAACGGTTCGAGCGATCGTGATCATTAAAATTCTGCGAAAATAACAGAGCAGGACTGCCAAAAAAAACAATTATAAAAAGGAGTACTGTTGTTATTTTAGATGACAATTTCCCGGGTAACCATTCTGCAATTGCCATAAAACCAAAACCAATCCAAATACTAAAAACCATAAAACTACCAACAAAAACATAATCGCGTTCACGGGGAACAAGCGGAATTTCATTTATATAAACTACCAGGCCCAAACCGGCCAATAAAAACAACGACAAAATACTGTAAAACATCACCTTGTTTTTTTTGTAAAAAAACACAGCTCCTAAAATTCCAAATAAAAACGGAATAAAAAAGTAGGTATTTCTGGCCCGGTTATTCCTCATCCACTCCGGTTGGTTATCCTGCGGGCCTAAACGCAACTGGTCAATCGGTTTTATCCCTGAAATCCAGTTTCCCCTGGTTGGTTCTCCCCTCCCCTGGATATCATTTTGGCGCCCCACAAAATTCCACATCAAATACCTCCAGAACATATGCCCGGCCTGAAAACGAACAAAAAACACCAGCTGTTCGCCCAGGCTTGGAACCGTCAACACTTCCGATTTTCCGTCCCTGTTCTGTACCCGAACTTTTTTCCCCGTAATATTCACCCAGCTTTTATATGCTTCTTCATGACCGGGCGAGTTGCTGTACATCCGTGGAAAAAAAGTACAGGTTTCAGGTGCATAAATATATGCAGAAGGAAGGTCGCGTTCAACATATCGCTGCCCGTCAAAATCTTTCGTTTTTCGCTCATCTACTCCGATTACAGGTGAATTAAAATTTTCGCCATACAGAAGTGGCCTTTTCGGATATTGTTCCCGGTTTAAATAATCAATCAAAGAAAAAATATTATCGGGTTCGCCAAAATTTACAGGCGGACCTGCCTGCGATCGAATCAGATTTACTGCATAAACTGAAAAGCCCGACAAAACAAGTGTCACCGAGAAAATAGCAAGCGAAACGTTTACGCTTCCCTTTTTTTGAAAAAAACGGATACCCAATGCTGATGCACCCCCCCAGGTTAAAACAGCAAAAATCAGCCCCGAATTTAAAGGCAGATGTAAATTGTTGATAAAAATGATTTCTGACACCGATAAAAACCACATGGTTGCCGGAACTAAAATATAAAGCACCGACAACAATAAAATGCAGCCCAAAACAAACGACAACAAAATATTTTTAACAGAAACTTTATATGATTTCAGAAAAACAATCATTGTTATCGATGGAATTATAAGCAAATTCAACAAATGTACGCCCAGCCCCAGACCGACCAAAATGGCAATAAACAAAAGCCAGTGGTTATTTTCCGGCTCTCCAAAACCGGCTTCCCATTTTAAAGCAGCCCAAAAACCGGCCGAAAGAAAAAACATGGAAAGTGCATAAACCTCACCCTCTACTGCAGAAAACCAAAACGAATCGGTAAAAGCAAATGTGAGCGAACCGATTATGCCGCAACCAATAACTAAAAAAGCATTATTACTCATTTTCTTCGCCATAAAAACTATAATTTGGAAAAGAAAAAAAACAGTTCCAGCACTAAAAAGTCCTGACATCAAATTAATTGACCAGGCTATTTTCTGTGGATTGCCAAATGACAAAAACGTAAAGACTCTGCCTAAAAGGACAAACAAAGGTGCCCCCGACGGATGGTTTACTTCCAGCTTATTCGCTGAAAGAATAAATTCACTGCAATCCCAAAAACTGGTTGTCGGCTCAAGTGTTATATAATAAGTGAGAAACGATAAAATAAAAACGGCAATGCCGGAGATATAAAATAATGATTTAAATTTCATTTTTCTTCAACAGTACACTTTACTGCAGAAAAGTTCAAATTCATCGAAAAGTAATTATTTTTGTAAAGCATCAAAAAGAACAAATTATTGGAAAAACAAATCTATCTTGAAGGGATTGACCCGTTGGAGTTTTACGGGATCAACAATGTGAAAATAAACCTTATAAAAAAACTTTTCCCAAAAATAAATATTGCCGCACGTGGCAACTCTCTCTTTGTTCAGGGTGAAGAAAAAG
This genomic interval carries:
- a CDS encoding glycosyltransferase family 117 protein, which encodes MKFKSLFYISGIAVFILSFLTYYITLEPTTSFWDCSEFILSANKLEVNHPSGAPLFVLLGRVFTFLSFGNPQKIAWSINLMSGLFSAGTVFFLFQIIVFMAKKMSNNAFLVIGCGIIGSLTFAFTDSFWFSAVEGEVYALSMFFLSAGFWAALKWEAGFGEPENNHWLLFIAILVGLGLGVHLLNLLIIPSITMIVFLKSYKVSVKNILLSFVLGCILLLSVLYILVPATMWFLSVSEIIFINNLHLPLNSGLIFAVLTWGGASALGIRFFQKKGSVNVSLAIFSVTLVLSGFSVYAVNLIRSQAGPPVNFGEPDNIFSLIDYLNREQYPKRPLLYGENFNSPVIGVDERKTKDFDGQRYVERDLPSAYIYAPETCTFFPRMYSNSPGHEEAYKSWVNITGKKVRVQNRDGKSEVLTVPSLGEQLVFFVRFQAGHMFWRYLMWNFVGRQNDIQGRGEPTRGNWISGIKPIDQLRLGPQDNQPEWMRNNRARNTYFFIPFLFGILGAVFFYKKNKVMFYSILSLFLLAGLGLVVYINEIPLVPRERDYVFVGSFMVFSIWIGFGFMAIAEWLPGKLSSKITTVLLFIIVFFGSPALLFSQNFNDHDRSNRYAARDFAANILNSCPGNAILFTSGDNDTYPLLYCQEVEEIRPDVRIVVMPFVSANWFINQLKMQKNRSDGLKMNLPQKKIDEGKLDYVSVQHKIQKKVDFLEVLKFVSSDAEGTKLQTRNGDSLSFIPAVDLYFNVSAQGKTGTIPVSLKNREVLYKHELAFWDIVVSNAISRPICFVSKLEAQNHGLLNYLHQVGLVYQLVPVKNKVKSILENPPANTGRLYTQLMNDFAWGNIDKPDVNIDYFTVYNAGVFQLQNVFNSLAKSLLEEGQKEKACEVLHKSILLFPTQVFHYNSYSLQLANLLFEAGLKEDGINYLEDFVYSVEENLNYYVQFEANQRDRLKTDIVTDMFYYQQLLHIIGQQKLDKEFPNAGKNFESLAMVFNKGL